From Deinococcus sp. Marseille-Q6407, one genomic window encodes:
- a CDS encoding GNAT family N-acetyltransferase translates to MTETPRLFLLPLSRELMLQTIGAAQFRAQGFFFPEGWAGEAAIVFPIHLLNLGEEDAVRGSFALIERDSGRAIGLLGTKHAPRQGRVEIGYGLTPGARGRGYATEAVGALLDELRRWPDVQTVLAETLPHNHASIRVLEKNGFSLTGRRHDASDGELLCWAASVRAGSH, encoded by the coding sequence GTGACCGAAACACCGCGCCTTTTCCTGCTGCCCCTGTCCCGCGAACTGATGCTTCAGACCATCGGAGCCGCTCAGTTCCGGGCGCAGGGATTCTTTTTTCCTGAGGGCTGGGCCGGCGAGGCCGCCATCGTCTTCCCCATTCACCTGCTGAATCTGGGCGAGGAGGACGCGGTGCGGGGGTCTTTCGCGCTGATTGAGCGGGACAGCGGGCGGGCCATCGGGCTGCTGGGCACCAAGCACGCGCCCCGGCAAGGCCGGGTAGAAATCGGCTACGGCCTGACGCCGGGGGCACGCGGGCGGGGGTACGCCACCGAAGCGGTAGGCGCCCTGCTGGACGAGCTGCGCCGCTGGCCGGACGTGCAGACCGTGCTGGCCGAAACGCTACCGCACAATCACGCCAGTATCCGGGTGCTAGAGAAAAACGGCTTTTCCCTGACCGGCCGACGTCACGACGCATCGGATGGGGAGCTGCTGTGCTGGGCGGCTTCGGTGCGGGCCGGGAGCCACTGA
- a CDS encoding sulfurtransferase, producing the protein MTDYAKDVLVSTDWVAEHLHDDNVRLVEVDEDILLYDMGHIPGAVKLDWQGDLWHPVERDFITADRVSELLGRLGLRESDTIVLYGDKSNWWAAYAYWFLTYSGVKGLKLMNGGRQKWTAENREVTTDAPQYAPTTYPALTRDESLRAYRDEVKAHLEGVQQGQNALVDVRSPDEFSGKVTHMPNYPQEGVLRGGHIPGARNIPWAKATNEDGTFKSADELQALYGGEDVTSDKDVITYCRIAERSSHSWFVLRELLGYPKVRNYDGSWTEWGNGVGLPIEKSYREE; encoded by the coding sequence ATGACCGATTACGCCAAAGATGTCCTGGTAAGTACCGACTGGGTGGCCGAGCACCTGCACGACGACAACGTGCGCCTGGTCGAAGTGGACGAAGACATTCTGCTGTACGACATGGGCCATATTCCCGGCGCCGTGAAGCTGGACTGGCAGGGTGACCTGTGGCACCCGGTGGAGCGTGACTTCATCACTGCCGACCGGGTCAGCGAGCTGCTGGGCCGCCTGGGCCTGCGCGAGAGCGACACCATCGTGCTGTACGGCGACAAGAGCAACTGGTGGGCCGCCTACGCCTACTGGTTCCTGACCTACAGCGGCGTAAAGGGCCTCAAGCTGATGAACGGTGGCCGCCAGAAGTGGACCGCCGAGAACCGCGAAGTGACCACCGACGCCCCGCAGTACGCGCCGACCACCTACCCGGCCCTGACCCGCGACGAATCGCTGCGGGCCTACCGCGACGAGGTCAAGGCTCACCTTGAAGGCGTGCAGCAGGGCCAGAACGCCCTGGTGGACGTGCGCAGCCCCGACGAGTTCTCGGGCAAGGTGACCCATATGCCCAACTACCCGCAAGAAGGCGTGCTGCGCGGCGGCCACATTCCCGGTGCCCGCAACATTCCCTGGGCCAAGGCAACCAATGAGGACGGCACCTTCAAGAGCGCCGACGAACTGCAGGCCCTCTACGGCGGCGAGGACGTGACCAGCGACAAGGACGTCATCACCTACTGCCGCATTGCCGAGCGCTCCAGCCACAGCTGGTTCGTGCTGCGCGAGCTGCTGGGCTACCCCAAGGTGCGTAACTACGACGGCAGCTGGACCGAATGGGGCAACGGCGTGGGCCTGCCCATCGAGAAGTCCTACCGCGAGGAATAA
- a CDS encoding SufE family protein, with protein sequence MTDAQTALPPKLQNIVSMFKSMPKAMRLQALLDYARKLPEPPQQYLDHPEFMQPVPECTSPFFLITEREGDAVHMHFKVPAEAPTVRGYAGILKEALDGESADTILNVPDQFYMDMGLSELITPMRMRGMGAILMRLKGELRDEGAQNQPHQPGQES encoded by the coding sequence ATGACCGACGCCCAGACTGCTCTGCCCCCCAAGCTTCAAAACATCGTCAGTATGTTCAAGTCCATGCCCAAGGCCATGCGGCTGCAAGCTCTGCTGGACTATGCCCGCAAACTGCCCGAGCCGCCCCAGCAGTACCTTGACCACCCCGAGTTCATGCAGCCGGTGCCGGAATGCACCAGCCCCTTTTTCCTGATCACCGAGCGTGAGGGCGACGCTGTGCATATGCACTTCAAAGTGCCGGCCGAAGCACCCACCGTGCGCGGCTACGCTGGCATCCTGAAAGAAGCGCTGGACGGCGAAAGCGCCGACACCATTCTGAACGTGCCGGACCAGTTCTACATGGACATGGGACTCAGCGAACTGATCACGCCGATGCGGATGCGCGGCATGGGCGCCATCCTGATGCGGCTCAAGGGCGAGCTGCGGGATGAGGGTGCACAGAATCAGCCTCATCAGCCGGGCCAGGAGAGCTGA
- a CDS encoding DUF3885 domain-containing protein, with translation MSGEVAGGVRQFEAGQFAALERVFGPNALVPPLFYRHSPALRFELSGGETQIAQFLQAIDRARAILGSAFAGAETLTAVLEVWDDTSDAAPQPEQLWQKTEAALRNIGVCPPAPEQAMRQWGGEGGPKTLFAFPLPSIHLPELLWGIFARDLGLQPALDARLTLASAELGLLACPYDDRGMDVIGIDAARLAGLYTSFDGWLLDHDRARMAGMFSSPGPADEADSVHPHPAARP, from the coding sequence GTGAGCGGTGAGGTGGCAGGCGGGGTGCGGCAATTTGAGGCGGGGCAATTTGCCGCACTGGAGCGGGTGTTCGGCCCGAATGCCCTAGTCCCGCCCCTCTTTTACCGGCACTCGCCCGCCCTGCGTTTCGAGTTGTCGGGCGGAGAGACGCAGATCGCACAGTTTCTGCAAGCCATAGACCGCGCCCGGGCCATTCTCGGCAGCGCTTTTGCTGGGGCCGAAACGCTGACGGCCGTGCTGGAAGTCTGGGACGACACCTCAGACGCTGCGCCACAGCCGGAACAGCTCTGGCAAAAGACGGAAGCAGCATTGCGAAACATAGGCGTCTGTCCGCCTGCGCCCGAACAGGCCATGCGGCAGTGGGGCGGAGAAGGCGGACCAAAGACCTTGTTCGCCTTTCCGCTGCCTAGCATCCACCTTCCGGAATTGCTCTGGGGTATTTTCGCCCGCGACCTTGGCCTCCAGCCCGCGCTGGACGCCCGCCTGACGCTGGCTTCAGCAGAACTGGGCCTGCTGGCCTGCCCTTATGACGACCGGGGCATGGACGTCATAGGGATAGATGCAGCGCGGTTGGCCGGGCTGTATACCAGCTTTGACGGCTGGCTGCTGGACCATGACCGGGCCCGGATGGCCGGGATGTTCAGCTCTCCTGGCCCGGCTGATGAGGCTGATTCTGTGCACCCTCATCCCGCAGCTCGCCCTTGA
- the rdgB gene encoding RdgB/HAM1 family non-canonical purine NTP pyrophosphatase has translation MTQETYLPHDAEHRIDRVVVATSNPGKVREFAEALASLGWQLEPLPKDVEMPEETGSSYQENASLKACTIAARLGLPALADDSGLEVDALDGQPGIYSARFGNCANDTERNTYLLDKLRDQSDRRAHFHSVVILAYPDGDLECYEGTVSGTLLEGPRGQDGFGYDPLFVPDGDTRTFAEMSVEEKRPVSHRGLALKQLLEAHGG, from the coding sequence ATGACTCAGGAAACCTATCTGCCGCACGATGCCGAGCACCGGATAGACCGGGTGGTGGTGGCGACCAGCAACCCCGGAAAAGTCCGCGAATTCGCCGAGGCGCTGGCCAGCCTGGGCTGGCAGCTGGAGCCGCTTCCAAAGGACGTGGAGATGCCCGAGGAAACCGGCTCCTCTTATCAGGAAAACGCCTCTCTGAAAGCCTGCACCATCGCCGCCCGGCTGGGTCTGCCGGCCCTGGCCGACGATTCGGGCCTGGAGGTGGACGCGCTGGACGGACAGCCCGGCATTTACAGCGCCCGCTTCGGCAACTGCGCCAACGACACCGAGCGCAACACCTATCTGCTGGACAAACTGCGTGACCAGAGCGACCGCCGCGCCCACTTTCATAGCGTGGTAATTCTGGCTTACCCCGATGGCGACCTGGAATGCTACGAGGGCACCGTAAGCGGCACCCTGCTGGAAGGCCCCCGCGGCCAGGACGGCTTTGGCTACGACCCGCTGTTCGTGCCCGACGGCGATACCCGGACCTTTGCCGAGATGAGCGTGGAGGAAAAGCGCCCGGTCAGCCACCGGGGCCTGGCCCTGAAACAGCTGCTGGAAGCCCACGGGGGCTGA
- a CDS encoding D-alanyl-D-alanine carboxypeptidase/D-alanyl-D-alanine-endopeptidase, whose protein sequence is MTWLVQDLVSGEVRESQQAAAPMIPASTTKLVTSAAVLADLHGAGGWWSTELTVPAQEWGKGQVSVLNLQGSADPTFSLTGKGNSLEQLAAQAAANGVHEVSTVALDDQILQPESWQDAAIEEPMAAFMPQEWLERRPASDAAWRRQLGTALVRALEDAGITVKDPRPVPFANTQPYEGVASVQSPEPADFLAATLRPSDNLRAEELLASVAAKPDGPGTLEAAGKRALALIYGWGVQTTGTELHDGSGLSRDNRLTARALVDLLAVMYRTGGTATPYPDALATFLADANPYAAALPHAGVGGSKYGPGGTLSDRLVGSGLDVRAKTGTLPGVSSLAGYVVGKSGHPLAFAVLMNGPETAPTLEMRAAQDRWVRAIAAQY, encoded by the coding sequence GTGACCTGGCTGGTGCAGGACCTGGTCAGCGGTGAGGTGAGGGAAAGCCAGCAGGCTGCGGCGCCCATGATTCCAGCCAGCACCACCAAGCTGGTGACTTCGGCGGCGGTACTGGCTGATCTGCACGGCGCCGGCGGCTGGTGGAGTACCGAACTCACGGTGCCTGCACAGGAATGGGGCAAAGGCCAGGTATCGGTGCTGAACCTGCAGGGCTCAGCCGACCCTACCTTTTCACTGACAGGTAAGGGCAATTCGCTGGAACAGCTGGCAGCTCAGGCAGCGGCCAATGGAGTCCATGAGGTAAGCACCGTGGCACTGGATGATCAGATCCTGCAACCGGAAAGCTGGCAAGACGCCGCTATCGAGGAACCTATGGCCGCTTTTATGCCGCAGGAATGGCTGGAGCGGCGCCCAGCCAGCGACGCGGCCTGGCGCCGGCAGCTTGGGACAGCCCTGGTGCGGGCGCTGGAGGATGCCGGCATCACCGTCAAGGACCCGCGGCCGGTGCCTTTTGCCAATACCCAGCCGTACGAGGGCGTGGCGAGCGTGCAGAGCCCCGAGCCGGCCGACTTTCTGGCAGCGACCTTGCGGCCCAGCGACAACCTGCGTGCCGAAGAGCTGCTGGCCTCGGTGGCAGCCAAGCCGGACGGTCCCGGCACCCTGGAGGCGGCGGGAAAGCGCGCCCTTGCACTGATATATGGCTGGGGCGTGCAGACAACCGGGACGGAACTGCATGACGGCAGCGGCCTCTCGCGTGACAACCGGCTGACCGCCCGCGCACTGGTAGATCTGCTGGCCGTGATGTACCGCACCGGCGGCACCGCCACACCCTACCCGGATGCCCTGGCGACTTTTCTGGCCGATGCCAATCCTTACGCGGCCGCCTTGCCACACGCCGGAGTGGGGGGCAGCAAATATGGACCGGGCGGCACACTGAGCGACCGTCTGGTGGGTAGTGGCCTGGACGTGCGGGCCAAGACCGGCACGCTGCCCGGCGTGAGTAGCCTGGCCGGGTACGTGGTGGGCAAAAGTGGGCACCCGCTGGCCTTTGCGGTCCTGATGAACGGCCCCGAGACGGCCCCCACCCTGGAAATGCGAGCGGCGCAGGACCGTTGGGTTAGGGCCATCGCTGCCCAGTACTGA
- the lpdA gene encoding dihydrolipoyl dehydrogenase translates to MDFDLIVIGAGPGGYHAAIRAGQLGLKTAIVERDKVGGVCLNIGCIPTKALLHAAEVKAESRHASDFGLNFGEPTLDISKLNGWKDGIVNRLTGGVGSLLKANKVTVLNGQASFVDDHTVDVGGQKYTAGHFIIATGSEPARLPGIEVDQEVIVDSTGALVMPDPVPARMLCIGGGVIGFEFAQVYNNLGSQVKIIEFMPGVIPGADADAVKEFAKIMTRQGVTIQTQTKANKAKRQSDGVHVEIEDVKTGEKHTEVFDRVLVAIGRRPRTDGLQAEKAGVEVNERGFIPADKQQRTNVPHIFAIGDVAGNPMLAHKAMKEGLVAAEVIAGKPAEQDAVAIPGVVYTNPELAWVGLTEAEATEQGYKVKKGVFPMSASGRAMTLQQTDGFVKMVVEEDTDLVLGVHIVGPRASDLLSEAGLALEMAATASDIALTIHAHPTLGESMLEAAEAVHKQAIHIVNR, encoded by the coding sequence ATGGATTTTGATCTGATCGTGATCGGTGCCGGTCCTGGTGGCTATCACGCGGCTATTCGGGCGGGGCAGCTGGGCCTGAAGACCGCCATCGTGGAGCGGGACAAGGTCGGGGGCGTGTGCCTCAACATCGGCTGCATTCCCACCAAGGCGCTGCTGCACGCCGCCGAGGTCAAGGCTGAGAGCCGGCATGCCAGCGACTTTGGGCTGAATTTTGGCGAGCCTACCCTGGACATCTCCAAGCTGAACGGCTGGAAAGACGGCATCGTCAACCGCCTGACCGGCGGCGTCGGCAGCCTGCTCAAGGCCAACAAGGTCACGGTGCTAAACGGGCAGGCCAGCTTCGTGGACGACCATACCGTGGATGTGGGCGGCCAGAAGTACACCGCCGGCCACTTCATCATTGCCACCGGCTCGGAGCCGGCCCGGCTGCCGGGCATCGAGGTGGACCAGGAAGTGATCGTGGATTCCACTGGCGCCCTGGTGATGCCTGACCCCGTTCCAGCGCGGATGCTGTGCATTGGCGGCGGCGTGATCGGCTTCGAATTCGCGCAGGTCTACAATAACCTGGGCAGCCAGGTGAAGATCATCGAATTCATGCCCGGCGTGATTCCCGGCGCCGATGCCGACGCGGTCAAGGAATTCGCCAAGATCATGACCCGGCAGGGCGTCACCATCCAAACCCAGACCAAGGCCAACAAGGCCAAGCGGCAGAGTGACGGCGTGCACGTAGAAATCGAGGACGTCAAGACTGGCGAGAAGCACACCGAGGTCTTCGACCGGGTGTTGGTGGCTATCGGCCGCCGCCCGCGTACCGACGGCCTCCAGGCCGAGAAGGCCGGCGTTGAGGTGAATGAGCGTGGCTTCATTCCTGCCGACAAGCAGCAGCGCACCAACGTGCCACATATTTTCGCCATCGGCGACGTGGCCGGCAACCCGATGCTGGCCCATAAGGCCATGAAAGAAGGCTTGGTAGCCGCTGAGGTGATCGCTGGCAAACCCGCTGAGCAGGACGCTGTGGCGATTCCCGGCGTGGTGTACACCAACCCCGAACTGGCCTGGGTAGGCCTGACCGAGGCCGAAGCGACCGAGCAGGGCTACAAGGTCAAGAAGGGTGTCTTCCCCATGTCGGCTTCGGGCCGCGCCATGACCCTGCAGCAGACCGACGGCTTCGTAAAGATGGTGGTCGAGGAAGATACCGACCTGGTGCTGGGCGTGCACATTGTCGGCCCCCGTGCCTCTGACCTGCTGAGCGAAGCTGGACTGGCGCTGGAAATGGCTGCCACAGCCAGCGATATTGCTCTGACCATCCACGCCCACCCCACCTTGGGCGAAAGCATGCTGGAAGCGGCCGAGGCCGTACACAAGCAGGCCATCCACATCGTCAATCGCTGA
- a CDS encoding M24 family metallopeptidase yields MTDPLAEIRAALHSDAGAGLDGWLLYDFQGLNPQAWRVLNLPAAAHLTRRFFVWVPREGRALVLHNHIEEGTWRRITADWDTDYRAFGSYTELEDLLAAVVGGKVIAMEYSPQGAVPYVSRVDAGTLERVRLAGAEVQSSADLLQTFLRWSEDDLSAHRRAAAVLMEAKDAAFRLLHERLQAGKTVTELDAQAVIHQHIAAAGMHWGHEVNVSFGANAADPHYQPEGEVNAALQLGQCVLIDLWCAEEGRPYSDVTWVGYAGEPTAEYLDAWAAVRSGRDAAVELLQSRWPQVQGWEADRRAREAMGETWAPYLLHRLGHDLGTDLHGAGANLDDYETHDTRRLTPGLGVTVEPGVYPRERGFGIRSEINLYLAANGPEITTDLQREPFRLGGPESWEEVRARAYGAADSA; encoded by the coding sequence ATGACCGATCCTCTTGCTGAGATTCGCGCTGCCCTTCATTCCGACGCCGGCGCTGGCCTGGACGGCTGGCTGCTTTACGACTTTCAGGGCCTCAACCCGCAGGCGTGGCGGGTGCTGAACCTGCCGGCCGCCGCGCACCTGACGCGGCGCTTTTTCGTGTGGGTGCCGCGCGAGGGCCGCGCGCTGGTGCTGCATAATCACATCGAGGAAGGCACCTGGCGGCGAATTACGGCTGACTGGGACACTGACTACCGGGCTTTTGGGTCCTACACTGAGCTGGAAGACCTGCTGGCCGCCGTGGTAGGCGGCAAGGTCATTGCGATGGAGTACAGCCCGCAGGGCGCGGTGCCATATGTGAGCCGGGTGGACGCCGGCACGCTGGAGCGGGTGCGGTTGGCCGGCGCCGAGGTGCAGAGTAGCGCCGACCTGTTGCAGACTTTTCTGCGCTGGTCGGAAGACGATCTCAGTGCCCACCGCCGCGCCGCCGCCGTGCTGATGGAAGCCAAGGACGCGGCTTTCCGGCTGCTGCATGAACGCTTGCAGGCAGGAAAAACGGTCACCGAGCTGGACGCGCAGGCGGTGATTCATCAGCACATTGCAGCTGCCGGGATGCACTGGGGGCACGAGGTGAACGTGTCCTTCGGGGCCAATGCGGCCGACCCGCACTACCAGCCGGAAGGCGAGGTGAATGCGGCGCTGCAACTGGGCCAGTGCGTGCTGATTGACCTGTGGTGCGCCGAAGAGGGCCGGCCCTACAGCGACGTGACCTGGGTGGGCTACGCCGGTGAACCCACCGCCGAGTATCTGGACGCCTGGGCAGCGGTGCGTTCGGGACGCGACGCTGCCGTGGAACTGCTACAAAGCCGCTGGCCGCAGGTGCAGGGCTGGGAAGCCGACCGCCGCGCCCGTGAAGCGATGGGCGAGACCTGGGCGCCGTATCTGCTGCACCGCCTGGGCCATGACCTCGGGACCGATCTGCACGGCGCCGGGGCCAACCTGGACGACTACGAAACGCACGACACCCGCCGCCTGACACCAGGTCTGGGCGTGACGGTCGAACCGGGCGTCTACCCGCGTGAGCGGGGATTCGGTATTCGCAGCGAGATCAACCTGTATCTGGCGGCGAACGGCCCGGAAATCACCACTGACCTGCAGCGTGAACCGTTCCGGCTGGGTGGTCCGGAAAGCTGGGAGGAAGTGCGCGCCCGGGCTTACGGCGCGGCAGACTCGGCCTGA